The following coding sequences lie in one Pseudorca crassidens isolate mPseCra1 chromosome 2, mPseCra1.hap1, whole genome shotgun sequence genomic window:
- the ACAP3 gene encoding arf-GAP with coiled-coil, ANK repeat and PH domain-containing protein 3 isoform X3, which yields MTVEFEECIKDSPRFRATIDEVETDVVEIEAKLDKLVKLCSGVIEAGKAYVTTNRLFVSGVRDLSQQCQGDTVISECLQRFGDSLQEMVTYHMILFDQAQRSVRQQLHNFVKEDVRKFKETKKQFDRVREDMELSLARNAQAPRHRPHEAEEAAGALVLARKCFRHLALDYVLQINVLQAKKKFEILDSMLSFMHAQYSFFQQGYSLLHRLDPYMKKLAAELDQLVIDSAVEKREMERKHAAIQQRDFSYDEPKVEFDVDAPSGVVMEGYLFKRASNAFKTWNRRWFSIQNSQLVYQKKLKDVLTVVVDDLRLCSVKPCEDVERRFCFEVVSPTKSCMLQADSEKLRQAWVQAVQASIASAYRESPDSCYRERLDRTASPSTSSIDSATDSRERSVKGESVLQRMQHVAGNSQCGDCGRPDPRWASINLGVLLCIECSGIHRSLGVHCSKVRSLTLDSWEPELLKLMCELGNSTVNQIYEAQCAGPGSRKPTASSPRQDKEAWIKDKYVEKKFVQKPPSAPAREAPRRWRAQKCPRHHSSPRARTTRRSKIRMEPVPPSVAALCAGSTEPRFRRDSLFCPDELDSLFSYFDAGAAAAGPRSLSSDSGLGGSSDGSSDVLAFGVGSVVDRVTEEEGAESEESSGEADGEAEAWGLADLRELHPGLLAHRAARTRDLPALAAALAQGAEVNWADAEDEGKTPLVQAVLGGSLIICEFLLQNGADVNQRDSRGRAPLHHATLLGRTGQVCLFLKRGADQHALDHTQQDPLSIAVQEANADIVTLLRLARMAEEMREAEAPAGQPGPLAGSSPTELQYRRCIQEFISLHLDES from the exons ATGACGGTGGAGTTCGAGGAGTGTATCAAGGACTCGCCGCGCTTCAG GGCAACTATCGACGAGGTGGAAACGGACGTGGTTGAGATCGAGGCCAAACTGGACAAG CTGGTGAAGCTGTGCAGCGGCGTGATCGAGGCTGGCAAGGCCTACGTCACCACCAACAGGCTCTTCGTGAGTGGCGTCCGCGACCTGTCCCAGCAGTGCCAGGGCGACACCGTCATCTCG gaaTGTTTGCAGAGGTTCGGAGACAGCCTGCAGGAGATGGTCACCTACCACATG ATCCTGTTTGACCAGGCCCAGAGGTCTGTGCGGCAGCAGCTCCACAACTTCGTCAAAGA AGACGTGCGCAAGTTCAAGGAGACTAAGAAGCAGTTCGACAGGGTCCGGGAGGACATGGAGCTGTCCCTGGCGAGGAACGCGCAGGCCCCGAGGCACCGGCCGCATGAGGCGGAGGAGGCCGCGGGTGCCCTGGTCCTCGCCCGGAAGTGCTTCCGCCACCTGGCGCTGGACTACGTGCTCCAG ATCAACGTTCTCCAGGCCAAGAAGAAGTTTGAGATTTTGGATTCT atgCTGTCCTTCATGCACGCCCAGTACAGCTTCTTCCAGCAGGGCTACAGCCTGCTGCACCGGCTGGACCCCTACATGAAGAAGCTGGCGGCTGAG CTGGACCAGCTGGTGATCGACTCGGCAGTGGAAAAGCGGGAGATGGAGCGCAAGCACGCCGCCATCCAGCAGCGG GACTTCTCCTACGATGAGCCCAAGGTGGAGTTTGATGTGGACGCTCCCAGTGGTGTGGTGATGGAGGGCTACCTCTTCAAGAGGGCCAGCAACGCCTTCAAGACATGGAACCG GCGCTGGTTCTCCATCCAGAACAGCCAGCTGGTCTACCAGAAGAAGCTCAAG GACGTGCTGACCGTGGTGGTGGACGACCTCCGGCTCTGCTCCGTGAAGCCCTGTGAGGACGTCGAGCGCAGGTTCTGCTTTGAGGTCGTGTCGCCCACCAA GAGCTGCATGCTGCAGGCCGACTCGGAGAAGCTGCGGCAGGCGTGGGTTCAGGCTGTGCAAGCCAGCATCGCGTCCGCCTACCGGGAGAGCCCCGACAGCTGCTACCGCGAG AGGCTGGACCGCACGGCGTCCCCGTCCACAAGCAGCATCGACTCTGCCACGGACTCTCGGGAACGCAGCGTCAAGGGCGAGAGCGTGCTGCAGCGCATGCAGCACGTGGCGGGGAACAGCCAGTGCGGCGACTGCGGGCGGCCGGACCCGCGCTGGGCCAGCATCAACCTGGGCGTGCTGCTCTGCATCGAGTGCTCGGGCATCCACAG GAGCCTGGGCGTCCACTGTTCCAAGGTGCGGTCCCTGACCCTGGACTCGTGGGAACCGGAGCTGCTGAAG CTGATGTGTGAGCTGGGAAACAGCACTGTGAACCAGATCTACGAGGCCCAGTGCGCAGGGCCAGGCAGCAGGAAGCCCACGGCCAGCAGCCCCAG GCAGGACAAGGAGGCTTGGATCAAGGACAAATACGTGGAAAAGAAGTTCGTGCAGAAGCCGCCCTCGGCACCGGCCCGGGAGGCCCCACGGCGCTGGCGGGCGCAGAAGTGCCCACGCCACCACAGCTCCCCCCGTGCCCGCACCACCCGCCGCAGCAAGATCCGGATGGAGCCCGTCCCGCCCTCTGTGGCTGCTCTGTGCGCAG GCTCCACAGAGCCCAGGTTCCGCAGGGACTCCCTCTTCTGCCCGGATGAGCTGGACTCCCTCTTCTCCTACTTCGACGCGGGGGCTGCTGCAGCCGGTCCACGCA GTCTGAGCAGCGACAGCGGCTTAGGGGGCAGCTCCGACGGCAGCTCGGATGTCCTGGCCTTCGGCGTGGGCTCCGTGGTGGACCGCGTCACTGAGGAGG AGGGTGCCGAGTCGGAGGAGTCCAGCGGCGAGGCAGATGGAGAGGCGGAGGCCTGGGGCCTGGCGGACTTGCGCGAGCTGCACCCCGGGCTACTGGCGCATCGAGCGGCGCGCACTAGAGACCTCCCTGCACTGGCCGCGGCTCTGGCGCAAGGAGCCGAGGTCAACTGGGCTGACGCGGAGGACGAGGGCAAGACGCCGCTGGTGCAGGCCGTGCTGGGG ggTTCCTTGATCATCTGTGAATTCCTCCTGCAAAACGGAGCGGATGTGAACCAAAGAGACAGTCGGGGTCGGGCGCCCCTGCACCATGCCACGCTCCTGGGCCGCACCGG CCAGGTCTGCCTGTTCTTGAAGCGGGGGGCGGACCAGCATGCCTTGGACCACACGCAGCAGGACCCACTGAGCATTGCGGTGCAGGAGGCGAATGCAGACATCGTCACGCT tctccGTCTGGCGCGCATGGCCGAGGAGATGCGTGAGGCCGAGGCGCCTGCTGGCCAGCCGGGGCCCCTGGCTGGCAGCAGCCCCACCGAGCTCCAGTACCGCAGGTGCATCCAGGAGTTCATCAGCCTCCACCTGGATGAGAGCTAG
- the ACAP3 gene encoding arf-GAP with coiled-coil, ANK repeat and PH domain-containing protein 3 isoform X1: MTVEFEECIKDSPRFRATIDEVETDVVEIEAKLDKLVKLCSGVIEAGKAYVTTNRLFVSGVRDLSQQCQGDTVISECLQRFGDSLQEMVTYHMILFDQAQRSVRQQLHNFVKEDVRKFKETKKQFDRVREDMELSLARNAQAPRHRPHEAEEAAGALVLARKCFRHLALDYVLQINVLQAKKKFEILDSMLSFMHAQYSFFQQGYSLLHRLDPYMKKLAAELDQLVIDSAVEKREMERKHAAIQQRTLLQVSGRPPRGEGAPGGQGLCPSRPAAFQHQGHLHGPGAAPDARPAPAEVAELGPRPLRPLREQLQLSPPAPTQPGEQVAGPPLSLPDAQDNAQCLPSPREWSSVRLVGEPSWRHEWGTASFLIPEPAALPGWGVGAGALRAPSCDGRHLPPRGFGSGSGCEDASPTSPLGQPERAAVSPQPRVGAHWGLGSDHPQDFSYDEPKVEFDVDAPSGVVMEGYLFKRASNAFKTWNRRWFSIQNSQLVYQKKLKDVLTVVVDDLRLCSVKPCEDVERRFCFEVVSPTKSCMLQADSEKLRQAWVQAVQASIASAYRESPDSCYRERLDRTASPSTSSIDSATDSRERSVKGESVLQRMQHVAGNSQCGDCGRPDPRWASINLGVLLCIECSGIHRSLGVHCSKVRSLTLDSWEPELLKLMCELGNSTVNQIYEAQCAGPGSRKPTASSPRQDKEAWIKDKYVEKKFVQKPPSAPAREAPRRWRAQKCPRHHSSPRARTTRRSKIRMEPVPPSVAALCAGSTEPRFRRDSLFCPDELDSLFSYFDAGAAAAGPRSLSSDSGLGGSSDGSSDVLAFGVGSVVDRVTEEEGAESEESSGEADGEAEAWGLADLRELHPGLLAHRAARTRDLPALAAALAQGAEVNWADAEDEGKTPLVQAVLGGSLIICEFLLQNGADVNQRDSRGRAPLHHATLLGRTGQVCLFLKRGADQHALDHTQQDPLSIAVQEANADIVTLLRLARMAEEMREAEAPAGQPGPLAGSSPTELQYRRCIQEFISLHLDES; encoded by the exons ATGACGGTGGAGTTCGAGGAGTGTATCAAGGACTCGCCGCGCTTCAG GGCAACTATCGACGAGGTGGAAACGGACGTGGTTGAGATCGAGGCCAAACTGGACAAG CTGGTGAAGCTGTGCAGCGGCGTGATCGAGGCTGGCAAGGCCTACGTCACCACCAACAGGCTCTTCGTGAGTGGCGTCCGCGACCTGTCCCAGCAGTGCCAGGGCGACACCGTCATCTCG gaaTGTTTGCAGAGGTTCGGAGACAGCCTGCAGGAGATGGTCACCTACCACATG ATCCTGTTTGACCAGGCCCAGAGGTCTGTGCGGCAGCAGCTCCACAACTTCGTCAAAGA AGACGTGCGCAAGTTCAAGGAGACTAAGAAGCAGTTCGACAGGGTCCGGGAGGACATGGAGCTGTCCCTGGCGAGGAACGCGCAGGCCCCGAGGCACCGGCCGCATGAGGCGGAGGAGGCCGCGGGTGCCCTGGTCCTCGCCCGGAAGTGCTTCCGCCACCTGGCGCTGGACTACGTGCTCCAG ATCAACGTTCTCCAGGCCAAGAAGAAGTTTGAGATTTTGGATTCT atgCTGTCCTTCATGCACGCCCAGTACAGCTTCTTCCAGCAGGGCTACAGCCTGCTGCACCGGCTGGACCCCTACATGAAGAAGCTGGCGGCTGAG CTGGACCAGCTGGTGATCGACTCGGCAGTGGAAAAGCGGGAGATGGAGCGCAAGCACGCCGCCATCCAGCAGCGG ACGCTGCTGCAGGTGAGTGGGCGCCCACCCCGGGGGGAGGGGGCCCCCGGTGGGCAGGGCCTCTGCCCTTCCCGCCCCGCGGCGTTTCAGCACCAAGGACACCTCCACGGCCCCGGTGCAGCTCCCGACGCGCGGCCCGCTCCAGCGGAGGTGGCTGAGCTGGGACCGCGTCCCCTTCGTCCCCTTCGGGAGCAGCTGCAGCTGTCCCCTCCCGCCCCCACTCAGCCAGGGGAGCAGGTGGCTGGGCCTCCTCTCTCACTGCCGGACGCCCAGGACAACGCTCAGTGTCTCCCCAGCCCGCGTGAATGGAGCTCTGTCAGGCTGGTCGGGGAGCCCAGCTGGCGACATGAATGGGGGACAGCTTCCTTCCTGATCCCAGAGCCTGCTGCTCTgccaggctggggggtgggggctggagctCTCCGGGCCCCCAGCTGTGACGGGAGGCATCTGCCCCCACGGGGTTTTGGGTCAGGAAGCGGCTGTGAAGACGCCTCCCCCACCTCGCCTCTGGGGCAGCCCGAGAGGGCGGCAGTGTCCCCGCAGCCGCGGGTGGGTGCTCACTGGGGGCTGGGCTCCGACCACCCCCAGGACTTCTCCTACGATGAGCCCAAGGTGGAGTTTGATGTGGACGCTCCCAGTGGTGTGGTGATGGAGGGCTACCTCTTCAAGAGGGCCAGCAACGCCTTCAAGACATGGAACCG GCGCTGGTTCTCCATCCAGAACAGCCAGCTGGTCTACCAGAAGAAGCTCAAG GACGTGCTGACCGTGGTGGTGGACGACCTCCGGCTCTGCTCCGTGAAGCCCTGTGAGGACGTCGAGCGCAGGTTCTGCTTTGAGGTCGTGTCGCCCACCAA GAGCTGCATGCTGCAGGCCGACTCGGAGAAGCTGCGGCAGGCGTGGGTTCAGGCTGTGCAAGCCAGCATCGCGTCCGCCTACCGGGAGAGCCCCGACAGCTGCTACCGCGAG AGGCTGGACCGCACGGCGTCCCCGTCCACAAGCAGCATCGACTCTGCCACGGACTCTCGGGAACGCAGCGTCAAGGGCGAGAGCGTGCTGCAGCGCATGCAGCACGTGGCGGGGAACAGCCAGTGCGGCGACTGCGGGCGGCCGGACCCGCGCTGGGCCAGCATCAACCTGGGCGTGCTGCTCTGCATCGAGTGCTCGGGCATCCACAG GAGCCTGGGCGTCCACTGTTCCAAGGTGCGGTCCCTGACCCTGGACTCGTGGGAACCGGAGCTGCTGAAG CTGATGTGTGAGCTGGGAAACAGCACTGTGAACCAGATCTACGAGGCCCAGTGCGCAGGGCCAGGCAGCAGGAAGCCCACGGCCAGCAGCCCCAG GCAGGACAAGGAGGCTTGGATCAAGGACAAATACGTGGAAAAGAAGTTCGTGCAGAAGCCGCCCTCGGCACCGGCCCGGGAGGCCCCACGGCGCTGGCGGGCGCAGAAGTGCCCACGCCACCACAGCTCCCCCCGTGCCCGCACCACCCGCCGCAGCAAGATCCGGATGGAGCCCGTCCCGCCCTCTGTGGCTGCTCTGTGCGCAG GCTCCACAGAGCCCAGGTTCCGCAGGGACTCCCTCTTCTGCCCGGATGAGCTGGACTCCCTCTTCTCCTACTTCGACGCGGGGGCTGCTGCAGCCGGTCCACGCA GTCTGAGCAGCGACAGCGGCTTAGGGGGCAGCTCCGACGGCAGCTCGGATGTCCTGGCCTTCGGCGTGGGCTCCGTGGTGGACCGCGTCACTGAGGAGG AGGGTGCCGAGTCGGAGGAGTCCAGCGGCGAGGCAGATGGAGAGGCGGAGGCCTGGGGCCTGGCGGACTTGCGCGAGCTGCACCCCGGGCTACTGGCGCATCGAGCGGCGCGCACTAGAGACCTCCCTGCACTGGCCGCGGCTCTGGCGCAAGGAGCCGAGGTCAACTGGGCTGACGCGGAGGACGAGGGCAAGACGCCGCTGGTGCAGGCCGTGCTGGGG ggTTCCTTGATCATCTGTGAATTCCTCCTGCAAAACGGAGCGGATGTGAACCAAAGAGACAGTCGGGGTCGGGCGCCCCTGCACCATGCCACGCTCCTGGGCCGCACCGG CCAGGTCTGCCTGTTCTTGAAGCGGGGGGCGGACCAGCATGCCTTGGACCACACGCAGCAGGACCCACTGAGCATTGCGGTGCAGGAGGCGAATGCAGACATCGTCACGCT tctccGTCTGGCGCGCATGGCCGAGGAGATGCGTGAGGCCGAGGCGCCTGCTGGCCAGCCGGGGCCCCTGGCTGGCAGCAGCCCCACCGAGCTCCAGTACCGCAGGTGCATCCAGGAGTTCATCAGCCTCCACCTGGATGAGAGCTAG
- the ACAP3 gene encoding arf-GAP with coiled-coil, ANK repeat and PH domain-containing protein 3 isoform X2: MVTYHMILFDQAQRSVRQQLHNFVKEDVRKFKETKKQFDRVREDMELSLARNAQAPRHRPHEAEEAAGALVLARKCFRHLALDYVLQINVLQAKKKFEILDSMLSFMHAQYSFFQQGYSLLHRLDPYMKKLAAELDQLVIDSAVEKREMERKHAAIQQRTLLQVSGRPPRGEGAPGGQGLCPSRPAAFQHQGHLHGPGAAPDARPAPAEVAELGPRPLRPLREQLQLSPPAPTQPGEQVAGPPLSLPDAQDNAQCLPSPREWSSVRLVGEPSWRHEWGTASFLIPEPAALPGWGVGAGALRAPSCDGRHLPPRGFGSGSGCEDASPTSPLGQPERAAVSPQPRVGAHWGLGSDHPQDFSYDEPKVEFDVDAPSGVVMEGYLFKRASNAFKTWNRRWFSIQNSQLVYQKKLKDVLTVVVDDLRLCSVKPCEDVERRFCFEVVSPTKSCMLQADSEKLRQAWVQAVQASIASAYRESPDSCYRERLDRTASPSTSSIDSATDSRERSVKGESVLQRMQHVAGNSQCGDCGRPDPRWASINLGVLLCIECSGIHRSLGVHCSKVRSLTLDSWEPELLKLMCELGNSTVNQIYEAQCAGPGSRKPTASSPRQDKEAWIKDKYVEKKFVQKPPSAPAREAPRRWRAQKCPRHHSSPRARTTRRSKIRMEPVPPSVAALCAGSTEPRFRRDSLFCPDELDSLFSYFDAGAAAAGPRSLSSDSGLGGSSDGSSDVLAFGVGSVVDRVTEEEGAESEESSGEADGEAEAWGLADLRELHPGLLAHRAARTRDLPALAAALAQGAEVNWADAEDEGKTPLVQAVLGGSLIICEFLLQNGADVNQRDSRGRAPLHHATLLGRTGQVCLFLKRGADQHALDHTQQDPLSIAVQEANADIVTLLRLARMAEEMREAEAPAGQPGPLAGSSPTELQYRRCIQEFISLHLDES; encoded by the exons ATGGTCACCTACCACATG ATCCTGTTTGACCAGGCCCAGAGGTCTGTGCGGCAGCAGCTCCACAACTTCGTCAAAGA AGACGTGCGCAAGTTCAAGGAGACTAAGAAGCAGTTCGACAGGGTCCGGGAGGACATGGAGCTGTCCCTGGCGAGGAACGCGCAGGCCCCGAGGCACCGGCCGCATGAGGCGGAGGAGGCCGCGGGTGCCCTGGTCCTCGCCCGGAAGTGCTTCCGCCACCTGGCGCTGGACTACGTGCTCCAG ATCAACGTTCTCCAGGCCAAGAAGAAGTTTGAGATTTTGGATTCT atgCTGTCCTTCATGCACGCCCAGTACAGCTTCTTCCAGCAGGGCTACAGCCTGCTGCACCGGCTGGACCCCTACATGAAGAAGCTGGCGGCTGAG CTGGACCAGCTGGTGATCGACTCGGCAGTGGAAAAGCGGGAGATGGAGCGCAAGCACGCCGCCATCCAGCAGCGG ACGCTGCTGCAGGTGAGTGGGCGCCCACCCCGGGGGGAGGGGGCCCCCGGTGGGCAGGGCCTCTGCCCTTCCCGCCCCGCGGCGTTTCAGCACCAAGGACACCTCCACGGCCCCGGTGCAGCTCCCGACGCGCGGCCCGCTCCAGCGGAGGTGGCTGAGCTGGGACCGCGTCCCCTTCGTCCCCTTCGGGAGCAGCTGCAGCTGTCCCCTCCCGCCCCCACTCAGCCAGGGGAGCAGGTGGCTGGGCCTCCTCTCTCACTGCCGGACGCCCAGGACAACGCTCAGTGTCTCCCCAGCCCGCGTGAATGGAGCTCTGTCAGGCTGGTCGGGGAGCCCAGCTGGCGACATGAATGGGGGACAGCTTCCTTCCTGATCCCAGAGCCTGCTGCTCTgccaggctggggggtgggggctggagctCTCCGGGCCCCCAGCTGTGACGGGAGGCATCTGCCCCCACGGGGTTTTGGGTCAGGAAGCGGCTGTGAAGACGCCTCCCCCACCTCGCCTCTGGGGCAGCCCGAGAGGGCGGCAGTGTCCCCGCAGCCGCGGGTGGGTGCTCACTGGGGGCTGGGCTCCGACCACCCCCAGGACTTCTCCTACGATGAGCCCAAGGTGGAGTTTGATGTGGACGCTCCCAGTGGTGTGGTGATGGAGGGCTACCTCTTCAAGAGGGCCAGCAACGCCTTCAAGACATGGAACCG GCGCTGGTTCTCCATCCAGAACAGCCAGCTGGTCTACCAGAAGAAGCTCAAG GACGTGCTGACCGTGGTGGTGGACGACCTCCGGCTCTGCTCCGTGAAGCCCTGTGAGGACGTCGAGCGCAGGTTCTGCTTTGAGGTCGTGTCGCCCACCAA GAGCTGCATGCTGCAGGCCGACTCGGAGAAGCTGCGGCAGGCGTGGGTTCAGGCTGTGCAAGCCAGCATCGCGTCCGCCTACCGGGAGAGCCCCGACAGCTGCTACCGCGAG AGGCTGGACCGCACGGCGTCCCCGTCCACAAGCAGCATCGACTCTGCCACGGACTCTCGGGAACGCAGCGTCAAGGGCGAGAGCGTGCTGCAGCGCATGCAGCACGTGGCGGGGAACAGCCAGTGCGGCGACTGCGGGCGGCCGGACCCGCGCTGGGCCAGCATCAACCTGGGCGTGCTGCTCTGCATCGAGTGCTCGGGCATCCACAG GAGCCTGGGCGTCCACTGTTCCAAGGTGCGGTCCCTGACCCTGGACTCGTGGGAACCGGAGCTGCTGAAG CTGATGTGTGAGCTGGGAAACAGCACTGTGAACCAGATCTACGAGGCCCAGTGCGCAGGGCCAGGCAGCAGGAAGCCCACGGCCAGCAGCCCCAG GCAGGACAAGGAGGCTTGGATCAAGGACAAATACGTGGAAAAGAAGTTCGTGCAGAAGCCGCCCTCGGCACCGGCCCGGGAGGCCCCACGGCGCTGGCGGGCGCAGAAGTGCCCACGCCACCACAGCTCCCCCCGTGCCCGCACCACCCGCCGCAGCAAGATCCGGATGGAGCCCGTCCCGCCCTCTGTGGCTGCTCTGTGCGCAG GCTCCACAGAGCCCAGGTTCCGCAGGGACTCCCTCTTCTGCCCGGATGAGCTGGACTCCCTCTTCTCCTACTTCGACGCGGGGGCTGCTGCAGCCGGTCCACGCA GTCTGAGCAGCGACAGCGGCTTAGGGGGCAGCTCCGACGGCAGCTCGGATGTCCTGGCCTTCGGCGTGGGCTCCGTGGTGGACCGCGTCACTGAGGAGG AGGGTGCCGAGTCGGAGGAGTCCAGCGGCGAGGCAGATGGAGAGGCGGAGGCCTGGGGCCTGGCGGACTTGCGCGAGCTGCACCCCGGGCTACTGGCGCATCGAGCGGCGCGCACTAGAGACCTCCCTGCACTGGCCGCGGCTCTGGCGCAAGGAGCCGAGGTCAACTGGGCTGACGCGGAGGACGAGGGCAAGACGCCGCTGGTGCAGGCCGTGCTGGGG ggTTCCTTGATCATCTGTGAATTCCTCCTGCAAAACGGAGCGGATGTGAACCAAAGAGACAGTCGGGGTCGGGCGCCCCTGCACCATGCCACGCTCCTGGGCCGCACCGG CCAGGTCTGCCTGTTCTTGAAGCGGGGGGCGGACCAGCATGCCTTGGACCACACGCAGCAGGACCCACTGAGCATTGCGGTGCAGGAGGCGAATGCAGACATCGTCACGCT tctccGTCTGGCGCGCATGGCCGAGGAGATGCGTGAGGCCGAGGCGCCTGCTGGCCAGCCGGGGCCCCTGGCTGGCAGCAGCCCCACCGAGCTCCAGTACCGCAGGTGCATCCAGGAGTTCATCAGCCTCCACCTGGATGAGAGCTAG